The following coding sequences lie in one Saccopteryx bilineata isolate mSacBil1 chromosome 5, mSacBil1_pri_phased_curated, whole genome shotgun sequence genomic window:
- the LOC136338167 gene encoding UDP-glucuronosyltransferase 2B31-like isoform X1: MAEGISNLKRSMCSTRMSTKWISVLLLLQLSCSISPACCGKVLVWPTEYSHWINMKTILDELVQRGHEVTVLTSSASILVDPNKASAIKFEIYPISLTKDDLEVFFMQIINKWTDLPRDTFWSYFSQLQEFLWECSDLIEKLCKSVVFNRKLMTKLQESRFDVILADAIGPCGELLAELLKIPLVYSLRFSPGDNFEKRNGGLPFIPSYVPVILSELSDRMTFMERVKNMIYVLYFDFWFKTFNQKKWDEFYSEVLGRPTTFSELMGKAEMWLIRTYWDFEFPRPFLPHFEFVGGLHCKPAKPLPKEMEEFAQSSGEHGIVVFTLGSMVTNMTKERANMIASALAQIPQKVIWRYDGKKPDTLGPNTRLYKWIPQNDLLGHPKTKAFITHGGTNGIYEAIYHGIPMVGIPLFADQPDNIVHMKTKGAAIRLDLHTLSSTKLLNALETVINDPLYKENVMKLSRIHHDQPMKPLDRAVFWIEFVMRHKGAKHLRPASYDLNWVQYHSLDVIGFLLVCVATVIFVITKFCLFCCRKFAKTGKKKKRE; the protein is encoded by the exons ATGGCAGAAGGAATCAGTAATTTGAAAAGAAGCATGTGTTCCACCAGGATGTCTACGAAGTGGATTTCAGTTCTGCTGCTGCTACAGCTGAGCTGTTCCATTAGCCCTGCGtgttgtggaaaggtgctggtgTGGCCCACAGAATACAGCCATTGGATCAATATGAAGACAATCCTGGATGAACTCGTCCAGAGAGGCCATGAAGTGACCGTTCTGACATCGTCAGCTTCAATTCTTGTTGATCCCAATAAAGCATCTGCTATTAAGTTTGAGATTTATCCTATATCTTTAACAAAAGATGATTTGGAGGTTTTTTTCATGCAGATTATCAATAAATGGACAGATCTGCCAAGAGATACATTTTGGTCATATTTTTCACAACTTCAGGAATTTCTTTGGGAATGTTCTGACTTAATAGAAAAGCTTTGTAAAAGTGTTGTTTTTAATAGGAAACTTATGACAAAACTACAAGAATCAAGGTTTGATGTCATTCTTGCAGATGCCATTGGACCCTGTGGGGAGCTGCTGGCTGAGCTTCTTAAAATTCCTCTGGTGTACAGTCTCCGCTTCTCTCCTGGTGATAACTTTGAAAAGCGTAATGGAGGACTTCCATTCATTCCTTCCTATGTACCTGTCATCCTGTCAGAATTAAGTGATCGAATGACATTTATGGAGAGggtaaaaaatatgatatatgtgctTTATTTTGACTTCTGGTTCAAAACATTTAATCAGAAGAAGTGGGATGAGTTTTACAGCGAAGTACTAG GAAGACCCACTACATTTTCTGAATTAATGGGTAAAGCTGAAATGTGGCTCATTAGAACCTACTGGGATTTTGAATTTCCTCGTCCATTTCTGCCACATTTTGAATTTGTTGGAGGGCTCCACTGCAAGCCTGCTAAACCTCTGCCTAAG GAAATGGAAGAGTTTGCCCAGAGCTCTGGAGAACATGGCATTGTGGTGTTCACCCTGGGGTCAATGGTCACAAACATGACAAAAGAAAGAGCCAATATGATTGCATCAGCCCTTGCCCAGATTCCTCAAAAG GTTATATGGAGATATGATGGCAAAAAACCAGATACCTTAGGGCCCAATACTCGGCTCTATAAATGGATCccccagaatgaccttcttg GTCATCCAAAAACCAAAGCCTTTATCACTCATGGTGGAACCAATGGCATCTATGAGGCGATCTACCATGGGATCCCTATGGTGGGCATTCCCTTGTTTGCGGATCAACCTGATAACATCGTTCACATGAAGACTAAGGGAGCAGCTATCAGATTGGATTTACACACTCTTTCAAGTACAAAATTGCTCAATGCATTGGAGACAGTCATTAATGACCCTTT ATATAAGGAGAATGTTATGAAATTATCAAGAATTCACCATGACCAGCCAATGAAACCTCTAGATCGAGCCGTCTTCTGGATCGAGTTTGTCATGCGTCACAAAGGAGCCAAACACCTGCGGCCAGCCTCCTATGATCTCAACTGGGTCCAGTACCACTCTTTGGATGTGATTGGGTTTCTGCTGGTCTGTGTGGCAACAGTTATATTTGTAATCacaaagttctgtctgttttgttgccGGAAGTTTGCtaaaacaggaaagaagaaaaaaagggagtag
- the LOC136338167 gene encoding UDP-glucuronosyltransferase 2B31-like isoform X2, whose protein sequence is MAEGISNLKRSMCSTRMSTKWISVLLLLQLSCSISPACCGKVLVWPTEYSHWINMKTILDELVQRGHEVTVLTSSASILVDPNKASAIKFEIYPISLTKDDLEVFFMQIINKWTDLPRDTFWSYFSQLQEFLWECSDLIEKLCKSVVFNRKLMTKLQESRFDVILADAIGPCGELLAELLKIPLVYSLRFSPGDNFEKRNGGLPFIPSYVPVILSELSDRMTFMERVKNMIYVLYFDFWFKTFNQKKWDEFYSEVLGRPTTFSELMGKAEMWLIRTYWDFEFPRPFLPHFEFVGGLHCKPAKPLPKVIWRYDGKKPDTLGPNTRLYKWIPQNDLLGHPKTKAFITHGGTNGIYEAIYHGIPMVGIPLFADQPDNIVHMKTKGAAIRLDLHTLSSTKLLNALETVINDPLYKENVMKLSRIHHDQPMKPLDRAVFWIEFVMRHKGAKHLRPASYDLNWVQYHSLDVIGFLLVCVATVIFVITKFCLFCCRKFAKTGKKKKRE, encoded by the exons ATGGCAGAAGGAATCAGTAATTTGAAAAGAAGCATGTGTTCCACCAGGATGTCTACGAAGTGGATTTCAGTTCTGCTGCTGCTACAGCTGAGCTGTTCCATTAGCCCTGCGtgttgtggaaaggtgctggtgTGGCCCACAGAATACAGCCATTGGATCAATATGAAGACAATCCTGGATGAACTCGTCCAGAGAGGCCATGAAGTGACCGTTCTGACATCGTCAGCTTCAATTCTTGTTGATCCCAATAAAGCATCTGCTATTAAGTTTGAGATTTATCCTATATCTTTAACAAAAGATGATTTGGAGGTTTTTTTCATGCAGATTATCAATAAATGGACAGATCTGCCAAGAGATACATTTTGGTCATATTTTTCACAACTTCAGGAATTTCTTTGGGAATGTTCTGACTTAATAGAAAAGCTTTGTAAAAGTGTTGTTTTTAATAGGAAACTTATGACAAAACTACAAGAATCAAGGTTTGATGTCATTCTTGCAGATGCCATTGGACCCTGTGGGGAGCTGCTGGCTGAGCTTCTTAAAATTCCTCTGGTGTACAGTCTCCGCTTCTCTCCTGGTGATAACTTTGAAAAGCGTAATGGAGGACTTCCATTCATTCCTTCCTATGTACCTGTCATCCTGTCAGAATTAAGTGATCGAATGACATTTATGGAGAGggtaaaaaatatgatatatgtgctTTATTTTGACTTCTGGTTCAAAACATTTAATCAGAAGAAGTGGGATGAGTTTTACAGCGAAGTACTAG GAAGACCCACTACATTTTCTGAATTAATGGGTAAAGCTGAAATGTGGCTCATTAGAACCTACTGGGATTTTGAATTTCCTCGTCCATTTCTGCCACATTTTGAATTTGTTGGAGGGCTCCACTGCAAGCCTGCTAAACCTCTGCCTAAG GTTATATGGAGATATGATGGCAAAAAACCAGATACCTTAGGGCCCAATACTCGGCTCTATAAATGGATCccccagaatgaccttcttg GTCATCCAAAAACCAAAGCCTTTATCACTCATGGTGGAACCAATGGCATCTATGAGGCGATCTACCATGGGATCCCTATGGTGGGCATTCCCTTGTTTGCGGATCAACCTGATAACATCGTTCACATGAAGACTAAGGGAGCAGCTATCAGATTGGATTTACACACTCTTTCAAGTACAAAATTGCTCAATGCATTGGAGACAGTCATTAATGACCCTTT ATATAAGGAGAATGTTATGAAATTATCAAGAATTCACCATGACCAGCCAATGAAACCTCTAGATCGAGCCGTCTTCTGGATCGAGTTTGTCATGCGTCACAAAGGAGCCAAACACCTGCGGCCAGCCTCCTATGATCTCAACTGGGTCCAGTACCACTCTTTGGATGTGATTGGGTTTCTGCTGGTCTGTGTGGCAACAGTTATATTTGTAATCacaaagttctgtctgttttgttgccGGAAGTTTGCtaaaacaggaaagaagaaaaaaagggagtag